In Molothrus ater isolate BHLD 08-10-18 breed brown headed cowbird chromosome 21, BPBGC_Mater_1.1, whole genome shotgun sequence, a single genomic region encodes these proteins:
- the TMEM97 gene encoding sigma intracellular receptor 2 — protein MAAAPRWRERLFALYFISHIPITALIDLQPLLPAGIAPRALTDLLQQYATSFRDPLMLQPPEWFKAFIYCEAFLQLPFFPIAAYAFLKGGCRWIRTPAIIYSTHVATTLFAILAHILFHDFSKAEHAGPQTLRERLALLSIYLPYLLIPLLLLFTMLCNPHYKHVEKRKRK, from the exons ATGGCGGCGGCTCCGCGGTGGCGGGAGCGGCTCTTCGCCCTCTATTTCATCTCGCACATCCCGATCACGGCTCTCATCGACCTCCAGCCGCTGCTGCCCGCCGGGATCGCGCCGCGGGCC ctgACAGACCTGTTGCAGCAGTATGCAACTTCCTTCAGGGACCCCCTgatgctgcagcccccagagtGGTTCAAGGCGTTCATCTACTGCGAAGCCTTTCTCCAGCTGCCCTTCTTCCCCATCGCTGCCTACGCCTTCCTGAAAG GTGGCTGCAGATGGATCAGGACTCCTGCCATTATCTACTCCACCCACGTGGCCACCACTCTGTTTGCCATCCTGGCCCACATCCTGTTCCACGACTTCTCCAAGGCGGAGCACGCGGGGCCTCAGACGCTGCGCGAGCGCCTGGCGCTGCTCTCCATCTACCTGCCCTACCTGctgatcccactgctgctgctgttcaccaTGCTCTGCAACCCCCACTACAAACAcgtggagaagaggaaaaggaagtaG
- the TNFAIP1 gene encoding BTB/POZ domain-containing adapter for CUL3-mediated RhoA degradation protein 2 has protein sequence MSGDTCLGSALCPAAGHKPKAGGLKGGGLGNKYVRLNVGGSLYYTTVQVLTRHDTMLKAMFSGRMEVLTDKEGWILIDRCGKHFGTILNYLRDDTIALPKHRQEIKALMAEAKYYLIQGLVDMCQAALQDKKDLYEPVCSIPIITSPKEEERLIESSMKPVVKLLYNRSNNKYSYTSNSDDNLLKNIELFDKLSLRFNGRVLFIKDVIGDEICCWSFYGQGRKLAEVCCTSIVYATEKKQTKVEFPEARIYEETLNVLLYETPRVPDNSLLEATSRSRSQASHSEDEEGLELRERVRRIHVKRYSTYDDRQLGH, from the exons ATGTCGGGGGACACGTGCCTGGGCAGCGCCCTGTGCCCGGCCGCGGGACACAAGCCCAAGGCCGGCGGGCTGAAGGGCGGCGGCCTGGGGAACAAGTACGTGCGGCTCAACGTCGGGGGCTCCCTGTACTACACCACGGTGCAGGTGCTCACCAGGCACGACACCATGCTCAAGGCCATGTTCAGCGGCAGGATGGAGGTGCTCACCGACAAGGAAG GCTGGATCCTTATAGACCGTTGTGGGAAGCACTTTGGAACAATTTTAAACTATCTCAGAGATGACACGATTGCACTTCCAAAACACAGGCAGGAGATCAAAGCCTTGATGGCAGAAGCCAAATACTATCTCATCCAGGGCTTAGTGGACATGTGccaagcagccctgcag GACAAGAAAGACTTGTATGAACCTGTGTGCAGCATCCCTATTATCACCTCTCCAAAAGAAGAGGAGAGACTGATAGAGTCATCAATGAAA CCTGTTGTTAAACTGCTGTATAATAGAAGCAACAATAAATACTCCTACACCAG TAACTCTGATGACAACCTGCTGAAGAACATTGAGCTGTTTGACAAGCTGTCCCTGCGGTTCAACGGCAGAGTGCTGTTCATCAAGGACGTGATCGGGGACGAGATCTGCTGCTGGTCCTTCTACGGGCAGGGCCGCAAGCTGGCCGAGGTGTGCTGCACCTCCATCGTCTACGCCACGGAGAAGAAGCAAACCAAG GTTGAGTTCCCTGAGGCACGGATCTACGAGGAGACACTGAACGTCCTGCTCTACGAGACACCCCGAGTCCCAGACAACTCCCTGCTGGAGGCCACGAGCCGCAGCCGCAGCCAGGCCTCGCACAGCGAGGATGAGGAGGGCCTGGAGCTGCGCGAGCGCGTGCGCCGCATCCACGTCAAGAGGTACAGCACCTACGACGACCGCCAGCTCGGCCACtag
- the IFT20 gene encoding intraflagellar transport protein 20 homolog, with protein sequence MAQAALGAAGLHFDELNKLRVLEPEVAAQTAQLREQCRAFVDKTAEFQNIVGSLIELVDQLAKAVESEKMKAIGARNLLKSIAKQREAQEQQLQALIAEKKMQLERYRIEYETLCKIEADQNEFIDQFIFQK encoded by the exons ATGGCGCAGGCGGCGCTGGGCGCGGCGGGGCTGCACTTTGACGAGCTGAACAAGCTGCGGGTGCTGGAGCCCGAGGTGGCGGCGCAGACGGCGCAGCTCCGCGAGCAGTGCCGGGCCTTCGTGGACA aaacaGCAGAATTCCAGAACATAGTGGGCAGCTTGATTGAGCTCGTTGACCAACTGGCCAAAGCTGTAGAAAGTGAGAAGATGAAG gcCATCGGGGCACGGAACCTGCTGAAGTCGATTGCAAAGCAGAGAgaggctcaggagcagcagctccaggctttgATAGCTGAGAAGAAGATGCAGCTGGAAAG GTACCGGATCGAGTACGAGACCCTCTGCAAAATCGAAGCGGACCAGAACGAATTCATCGACCAGTTCATCTTCCAGAAATAG